Proteins from a genomic interval of Microbacterium abyssi:
- a CDS encoding phosphotransferase family protein — translation MSWNVVESIVLHVRSTAGDAVVKAGGASNHHIERELSAHPKYTRALVDTGHAARLRDGDASLRVMILDHLPGRLVEGTDAEQQSDTYNRAGALLRELHRQETREDAGYWTRTRDRALSWLDQPNRVDADTASETRHILHSSPTTPAAVVPAHGDWQPRNWLTDGDVVRVIDFGRFGFRPAATDLTRLAAQQWRGQPELETAFFNGYGEDPRDADHWRFARLQEAVGTACWAFQVGDEEFEAQGHRMLAEALAAF, via the coding sequence ATGTCTTGGAACGTGGTCGAATCGATCGTGCTGCACGTGCGTTCCACCGCGGGCGATGCCGTGGTGAAGGCCGGCGGTGCCAGCAACCATCACATCGAACGCGAGCTCTCGGCGCACCCGAAGTACACTCGCGCGCTCGTCGACACCGGACACGCCGCGCGACTGCGAGATGGCGATGCGTCACTGAGGGTGATGATCCTCGATCACCTGCCGGGCCGATTGGTAGAGGGTACGGATGCGGAACAGCAGTCCGACACATACAACCGCGCCGGTGCGCTGCTGCGCGAGTTGCATCGCCAGGAGACGCGGGAGGATGCGGGTTACTGGACACGCACGAGGGATCGGGCATTGTCCTGGCTCGACCAGCCGAATCGCGTGGATGCGGATACCGCGTCCGAGACTCGGCACATCTTGCATTCATCGCCGACCACGCCGGCCGCGGTCGTACCCGCTCACGGCGACTGGCAGCCCCGCAACTGGCTGACCGACGGCGACGTCGTGCGCGTGATCGACTTCGGCCGATTCGGATTCCGTCCCGCCGCAACGGATCTGACTCGCCTCGCAGCCCAGCAGTGGCGCGGACAGCCGGAGCTGGAGACGGCGTTCTTCAACGGTTATGGCGAGGATCCCCGGGACGCGGACCACTGGCGATTCGCGCGCCTGCAGGAAGCTGTCGGCACGGCGTGCTGGGCCTTCCAGGTCGGTGACGAGGAGTTCGAGGCGCAAGGGCATCGGATGCTGGCCGAGGCACTTGCTGCGTTCTGA